GGTCTTCAATGGGGACTTCTGTAACGGCAGACACCCTTTCAGGGGTATATGCGGCCACCATTTCCGCCAGTTTGTCAAAGTCTTCGGTGCGTGCTGCAATATAATCCGTCGCGTGCCATTTGTTTTTGATAATGAGATGCATCATGCCATTGAGCAGGGCCACATCGCTTCCCAGCCTGTGGGTCACGGCAATATCTGCGTACCTGGAGAGTTGAATGTTTCTGGGGTCCGCCACGATGAGCTTAGCCCCTTTTTCCTTGGCCCGGAAAATACGCCGGGCAATCAGGGGATGGCAGGCCGTTGTATTGGACCCGATGACGAAAATACATCCGGAATCTTCAATTTCACCGATCGAATTCGTCATGGCTCCGCTTCCAAAAGCTGCGGCCAGACCGGCCACCGTGGAAGCGTGTCAGAGACGGGCGCAGTGATCGACGTTGTTGGTGCCGATAACCGCTCGGGTGAATTTCTGTGCCAGATAATTTTCCTCGTTGGTTATTTTGGCAGACACCAGGACGCCGATGCTGTCCGGCCCGTATGTATCGACAATTTTTTTTAAATTGGTGGCCGTACTTTGAATGGCCTCATTCCAGGTGGCCGTTTGTAACCGACCGTTTTCCCGAATCAGCGGGGATTTCAAACGCATAAAACTGTTCACATGTTCGTGAAGGTTCCAGCCCTTAATGCAGAGCTTCCCCTGGTTCACCGGGTGCGATTTCATCGGCAGGGTCCTTATAATCTTTTCGTTGACCACTTCAAAAAGCACCCCGCAGCCGGTACCGCAGTATGAACAGACCGAAGGGACAAATTTGCATTCCATGATAGTACTCCTTTTATTTACTCATAAAACCGTCCGGAAAATCCAAAACGGCTGATTTATGCAGCTTCCAGCGGCTTGGGTTCCAGAGTTACCTCATCTCCGAGGACACTGAATGGAGACTGGTCCGGATGGGTTCCGGTGTCGTAATCAAATACATCCAGAACGATTTCGTTTGCTTTTCTGTAGAGCAGGTGCAACGGAATATCCACCGGACACGCATCCTCGCACAGGCCGCAGTCAATGCAACGCCCGGCCATGTGCACCGCCCTGACCAGATGGAAGATCGGCACATCCGGTGGCAGCCTGCCTGGTCCGACCAGGTCGGGGTGCTCCAGGCTGCATTCCTTGCAAAAGCAGACCGGGCATATATTCCGGCATCCATAACATTTGATGCATTTCTGGAATTCGTACATCCAGCGACCCAACCGTTCCTCCTGTCCGAAGGCTTCCAGGTCAGCCGTATCCATGTTGCTGTCCAGCCCAACCTGTTTCTTGTAAGACCCGGTCTTTTCCGGTTCCAGGTATGAACAGTCCCCGTGTTGTTTCAAACGGGACGGGCAGCAGTTTACGGTCACGGTTTTGATTTTGTCCCTGTCCAGTTGATTCCAGATATACAGGACATTCAGTGCACGGGTGTTGCAATCCCGCACCAAAAGCCCGATTTTGGCATTCGGTTGTTCGGCGGCAATGTCGGTCGCGATTCCCTCCAGCGGGTAGCGCGACGGTCCGACGATTAGTTCATCGATTTCATCCAGGTTGCTTTTGGTAAAACAGTGCGGAAGCGGGTGGCCCTTTACGGTTTTATAACCGATAAAGATATCAATGGTGCCGTCC
This is a stretch of genomic DNA from Thermodesulfobacteriota bacterium. It encodes these proteins:
- a CDS encoding 4Fe-4S binding protein, producing the protein MKSKVKLWLEDGTIDIFIGYKTVKGHPLPHCFTKSNLDEIDELIVGPSRYPLEGIATDIAAEQPNAKIGLLVRDCNTRALNVLYIWNQLDRDKIKTVTVNCCPSRLKQHGDCSYLEPEKTGSYKKQVGLDSNMDTADLEAFGQEERLGRWMYEFQKCIKCYGCRNICPVCFCKECSLEHPDLVGPGRLPPDVPIFHLVRAVHMAGRCIDCGLCEDACPVDIPLHLLYRKANEIVLDVFDYDTGTHPDQSPFSVLGDEVTLEPKPLEAA